The Pseudomonas bijieensis DNA window GGGCATGGTCGCCGCGTCCCAGCCCCTGGCTGCCCAGGCGGGCATCGAGATCATGCAAAAAGGCGGCAATGCCATCGACGCCGCCATCGCCACGGCGGCGGCGCTGACGGTGGTGGAACCCACCGGTTGCGGCATCGGCGGTGACGCCTTCGCCCTGGTCTGGTGCAAGGGGCAGTTGCACGGCCTCAACGGCAACGGCCATGCACCCGCCGCCTTGAGTATCGAAGCGGTCAGGGCCGCTGGTCATGAACAGATGCCGCTCTATGGCTGGACACCGGTGACCGTCCCGGGTTGCCCATCGGCCTGGGCCGAGTTGTCCCGACGCTTTGGCAAGCTGCCCTTTGCCGAGCTGCTGCAACCGGCGATCAGCCTGGCGCGGGATGGCTTTGCGTTGTCGCCGGTGGTTGCCCATCAATGGCAGATCGCGGTGAACGAGTTCACGCCCCATCGCGATACCGTCCTGGAAACCTGGTTCGATACCTTTCTGATCGAAGGCCGTGCGCCACGGGCCGGGGAGGTTTTTCGCAACCTGGCCCAGGCCCGCACGCTCCAGGAGTTGGCCGACACCCACTGCGAAAGCCTCTATCGCGGTGCATTGGCCGAGCGCCTGGACGCCCATTCCCGAGCCAGTGGCGGTTACCTGCGCGCCTCGGACCTCAGGGATTACCGCGCCCAGTGGGTCGACCCTATCCACGTCAACTACCGAGGCGTGGATGTCTGGGAGATCCCGCCCAGTGGGCAGGGCCTGGTGGCCTTGATGGCGCTGAAGATACTGGAGGGCTTCGACTTCGATCATCGTGACAGCCAGCAGACCTGGCATCGCCAACTGGAGGCGATGAAGTTGGCCTACAGTGACGGCCTGCACTACATCACCGACCCGCTGCACATGCGTGTGGCGGTGGTTGACCTGCTCAGTGATGACTACAGCGCTCGCCGGCGCGGGCAAATCGGCGAACAGGCCCAACCGCCCGTGCCCGGCGACCCCCACGCCAG harbors:
- a CDS encoding gamma-glutamyltransferase family protein codes for the protein MLKFSAHEYPYPSQRQSVFARRGMVAASQPLAAQAGIEIMQKGGNAIDAAIATAAALTVVEPTGCGIGGDAFALVWCKGQLHGLNGNGHAPAALSIEAVRAAGHEQMPLYGWTPVTVPGCPSAWAELSRRFGKLPFAELLQPAISLARDGFALSPVVAHQWQIAVNEFTPHRDTVLETWFDTFLIEGRAPRAGEVFRNLAQARTLQELADTHCESLYRGALAERLDAHSRASGGYLRASDLRDYRAQWVDPIHVNYRGVDVWEIPPSGQGLVALMALKILEGFDFDHRDSQQTWHRQLEAMKLAYSDGLHYITDPLHMRVAVVDLLSDDYSARRRGQIGEQAQPPVPGDPHASGTVYLATADGEGNMVSFIQSNYHGFGSGVVLPDSAIALQNRGQEFSLDPNHANCLAPGKKTFHTIIPGFLTRDGEALGPFGVMGGYMQPQGHVQMVMNLVDFGLNPQAALDAPRWQWLGGMKVGIEHGASRDLANALARRGHEVQIASDLTDYGRGQIILRDPVSGVLCGGTEPRADSHIAVW